Genomic window (Wenzhouxiangella marina):
TGGCCCGGATTGCCATGAACCAGGCCGTCTCCCACGTCCGGCGCGAAGTGCAGACCCCCGACATCGTCGAGGCCCGAGACGATGCCGACCCGTCCGCCGGCCCGGAAGACAATCTCAACCGCCTGCACCGCCAGCAACTGCTGCTGGCCGCCGTCCGCCAGCTCCCCCTGAACTGGCGGCAGCCCGTGACCCTGACCCTGGAAGGCTTCAAGCCCGCCGAGATCGCCTACGTCATGGGCACCAGCGCCAACACCGTCTCCCTACGATTGAGTCGCGCCCGCAAGGCGCTGAAGGACTTGATGCAAGGCCAAGGACACGACCATGAAACCCAGTGACGAATTCGACGCCCTCGGCGAACTCTGGCAATCGCTCAACGATGGTTCCGCGCGCCAACGCCCGCCCCCCGACCTCGCCCGCCGCCGTCGGACCCAGCGCCTGATCCTGGCGTCGGAACTCGCGGTGGCCTCCGCCGGCCTGCTCGTCGGCCTGGCCCTGATCCTCGGCGGCCAGATCGCCATCGGCCTCGCCGCCCTGCTCTATTCCCTGTTCGGCGCCGCGATCGGCTGGAAGACTCGCTCCATGAACATCGACGCCCTCGAGCGCAGCACCCGCGACTGCCTCGACGCACAGAAGGCCACCCTGAAAGCCCGCCGCAACCACCACGCCGGCGGCACGTCGATGCTGATCGCCGCCCTGAGCTTCTACTCCCTCGTCCAGTCGCAGGCCGGAAGCCCATGGAACTGGATGGATACGGTGCTGGTGGGCGCCCTGATCGCCGGAGCACTGTTCTTCCTGGTCAGGACCATCCGATCCATACAGGACCTGAGACGCCTGGAAGCGCAGGCTCGTTCGTTGAAGGATGAAGAGCCCGGCGCGCGCTGATGGCCAAGGCCGCAGAAATCGGGCTGCAGCATAGGCAATGAAGCCGTTGCGGTATTCGGAGCATGCGGAAGAAGCGACTGCGAAATGCTGCAATGCGTGGGTGAAGGGCATCAGCAGCGAGCGAGCCCGGATTCTGATGCGGCAGCAGACGGAGTAGGCGAATCTCCCTTGCATCCATCAGGCCAGCGTATGCTGGCTGCTCGTCGTGCTCATATCATGGAAAATCCGGGCCAACACCCTACCCTTAGGTATTTGCAGCGACCGAAACCCTAGAGGAGCAATCATGCCGAGAAACTCAACAAACCCCAGGAACCAGCTTGACTACGGGGAGGCGTCCATATATGTCCTTTGTTGTTCGTTGGCGATTCGAAGCGACCAAAACCCTCCCAATTCCTTGTCTACTGAGGACCGATCGGCCGAGTCGCTTCGAGGAAGGAAGTCGTGGATGTCCTGCTCTTGACGCTGCTCTTGTGTTGTCCTGCTCTTGTGTTCCGAATACTCATCCTTGCTTGCTCTTGTATCGATATGAAGCTCTTCGATCAACGTGTTTGTAGGCCCTTGAATGAACCTGCACCGCTCCAGCATCAAATTGGACTACGAGCTGAAGAGTCTCGCCAGGTTCAAGATCCAGTGGCGGCGGCACAACCAACGTATGGGTGTCGAATCGCGCCTGTTCAATTCGACTTTTCCATCGAACATGAATTTCGTCCGGCCAATCACCCTGAAATAGACCATAAACCTTTAGACCTCTCTCAGAATCACGAGGATAAAGATCCCCAAACTCAAACTCCGGAAAGCCAGCGAAAGAAACCCTTACGTCGAACACTGGGTCCCCTGACCTCTGCATCGCAACGACATCAAAGGCACGTGAAGGGCTTTGACTACAACAGCAGAGCAATGAACTCATACTCACTAACAGGAAGAACCGCCAGCCGATAACTTTCTCCATCAATGTACTCCCAAAGCTCAAACTAAGGCTCTGCACCCTCATCTTCGTGAATAAAAAGAGGGTCAATGCGTTCTGCCGACTCGACGGCCTTCTGTAGCATTTCAAATGCCGTGAACTCGACTGGTTCTCCCGAAGCACCACCAAAATAAATACTCCGGCTGATTCTCCCCAAAAACCTGTCAACGGGGAATCTCGAGTCATGTGCAGCATCGATCAGTTCGAAAAACTTTTCATGCATCCCCTCAATAGCATCTCCTACCGAGGGATCTTGGGCCAGCGGCACCCCGAGGGCCAACGCTTCCCGATACATATAGGAAAGTGAATAAGTAGCTAACGGATTCCCACCATCACTAATCCCATACCCACCACCAACGTTACTATGTGCTCCTAGAAAAAATTCCTCTTGTACGTTGCTAGGAAGAGGACAACCGTCACACGAGCGAAGCGAAATCAAGTCGAATGTATTTCTATATTCTTGCGCAGAAGCAGCCTGCCGCACCTGACCTCCAACCTGCGACCACCTTACTCGTAGACGATCTGTCGGCGCATTCGGAAGGAAAATATGCAGCTTATCGAAAAGTGTATCCGGGGTTGTTGCAAGTCCTCTAGCGGCGACGGTGTCAAACAATCCAACAAACCGGATATTAGCTTCAACGTTTTCAGTCCACTCGACCGTCTCCCAACGGTGCCGGTCTGTGTATATTTGCTGCCGCCTAGTTACAGGTATACCTTCAAGAGATAATTTTTGAACCAGCGCCATTGACACAGCGGCTCCCCTGCTAAACCCGAAAATGTCAATCCGCCGGTCTTCCTCGGTTGAATCGGGATCGTTGTAAATCTCAACAATCCGCTGATACGCCCAATCGACACGTTCTTCGAGACCACAGCCGGTCATTCTGCAAAGCCACTCCCCATCCTCGGTTCCAATCCCACTACGATACAAAGCCACCCCCTGATACAGCTTTCTCAACTTGCCCACATTGGTTATCGCTCTATCATTGATGGTCAAGGGATAAAAAGCATCCTGATCAGTTCCATCATTGAATATCCCAACCCGCCCATCCGGATCCACATAAACCCCCGGATTCGCATACGCATACAAATACCGATGCCGGCTCATCGGCATCTTCGGCTCGCCCCACAGCGGGTCTTCGCTGATGAATCGCCCGGTGGCCGAGTTGTACCAGCGCTGCTGGGCGTAATAGAGGTCCGGGGCGCCGTCGGGGCCGCGCTGGTGGCCGGTAAACCCGAAGCGCGGGGTGTCCGGGGAGGTTTCTTCTTCGACCTGGCCGTATTCGTCGTAGCGGGTGACCGAGTAGGTGCTGCCGGCTTCGGTCAGGCGCTTCACCGGGGTGCGCAGGGCATCGGTCAGCCAGGTGCGGGTGTCGATGCCCTGGGTTTCGGCCAGCAGGCGATCGGGGCCGTGGTCATAGCGGACCAGCAGGTTGCCGAGCACGTTGGTCTCGAAGGCCATGCGCTCGCCATCCCAGCGGAAGCGGCGCGCCTCGGTGGCCGTGGTCTCGCTGATGCGGAAGCCGGCGTCATCGTAGCTCCACTCGGCCTCCGGCGGGCTGCCCTGGACATTCAGGCTGAGCAGGCGATCGCGCTAGGTGTTTGCCCAAGGCCATCGCAAAGAGGGCCCATCACTGAGCCCTCAGTTCAAACCCGATAATCGGTCAACGCTTCCCGCGTATCAGTCCGATCAACAGTAGCAGGATGACCGCACCGACCACAGCGGTGATGATGGCGTTGATGAGGCCGGAGCCGATGGCCACGCCGAGCTGGCCGAAGACCCAGCCGCCGATGACGGCGCCGATGATGCCGACGACGATGTTGATGAGAATGCCCTGACCGCCGCCCTTGACGATCAGCCCTGCGAGCCAGCCGGCGATGCCGCCGACGATCAACCAGATCAGAATGCCTTCCATGGTGTTGCTCCCTCGGTGTGGGTCCGTTGCCATCCGCTGCAATCGCGGAGACGCCTTGCTCCACCGTAGTCGCTGAGGGGCTCGATTGCAATTTCAGTAAGATGATCGAATGCGCACCCGCGAAACCGCCCAGGATTTCCAGTTGACCCGAGCCCACCTCGAGTCGGCCTTGGACGAAATCGCCCGACGGGACCCCCATATTGCGAAGGCCCTGGAGGCTGTCGGCTACCCCGAGGAGCGCCGACGCGGCGGGCCGAGCTTCGAGCATTTCCTCCGGATCATCGTCGGCCAGCAGCTGTCGGTCAAAGCCGCGGCGACGATCTTCGGTCGCGTCGAGACGGCCCTCGACGGCGATTTCCAGCCCGAGCGCATCCTTGCGATGAACGATGAGGAACTGCGCGCTATGGGCCTGTCGCGACAGAAGATCGGCTATGCCCGCAGCCTCTCCGAAGCGGTGCTCGACGGCCAGCTGAACCCCGCCGAACTCGCGTCCCTGCCGGACGAGGAGATCGTCGAGCGGATCACTCGGGTCAAGGGCTTCGGACGTTGGAGCGCGGAGATGTTCCTGCTCTTCTCGCTCGGCCGCCCCGATGTCTGGCCGGCCGACGATCTCGCGATCCAGGCCGGCCTGCACCGGCTCAAAGGCCTGCCCGAACGCCCGAATCGCAAGGAGACCGATGCACTCGGCGAGGCCTGGCGACCCTATCGGGGCGCCGTGGCCGTGTTCATCTGGCACTACTACTCGAACGCGCCTCTGCCCTGAGCGTTCCGATTGCCGCGCGGGCAGTCGATGATCGGTTGGAGTTCGCCCGAACTCAGACCAGACAATCGATCCAGTCCAGAGCCATGTGGATCAGCAGGCCAGCGCCCACGAGATGCAGGGTTCGAGCCGACCCGGACATGGGCTTACGCCCCGCCGACAGGCGGGCGTGTAGAAAGGGCAGCAGGAACAACAGGCCATAGATCACGATCGCCGGCCAGGTATGCAGCGGGTGGAAACCGATCGAGCAGCGGTCGGGATCGTAGATCGGGTCGGCGAGCAGATGATCGACATCGACCAGCATGGTCGCGATCAGCACCAGGAAGGCCTGGCGCCAGCGCGGCCGGTAGAAAGCCAGCGCCAAGAGCAGCGGGACGATGAAATGAAGGGCGATATGCAGCATGGGTCGGTCGGGGAGCTCGTCCGTGGCGATGCCCGAGGCGGGCCGCCTTACTTCGTGTAGCGCCGCCGATGGTCCGCGGTGCCGACGTAGTGCAATCCGCCGGTCAATCCCCAGCGTGCTGGATCGATCCGCTCACCGTCGTTTCGATCGGACTCTTCACAGGCTCTGAAAATTTCCTCGTATTCCTCGACATTCAGGCGCCGGCGAGCGGCGAGTTGTCCACCTGGGTCGATGGCCCGATGGAAACGAGCCGCGCCTTCGCTGACCCGGGCAATGGACAGAGCCGCGCCGCAGCCGCTGCCATAGGAGAACAGGCTGATCGGTCGGCCCTCGCGCTCGCTCGTGGCCTGGCGCAGGTAGTCGATCAGGCACAGGAACAGGGAACCGGTGTAGATGTTGCCCACATCGGCATTGAGTGACAACCAGGGCTCGACGCGCTGGCGATAGCTGTCCTCGACTCGCGCCCCATCCTCCGAGTCGCGTTCGATCGCTCGCCCCAGCTCGGTCTCCCAATGCCGGTGGTGCGCCTTCTTCGCCATCCGCGTGAACGGCACGTGGTAGAAGCAGGCATCCAGGACCGACAGGGCAAAGGCCTCGTGGCTTCCGCCGGCCTTGCCGACGGCATCGTGCCAGCAGCTTTCGAGTGCGTCCAGGTAGCAGTCGATGGAGTAATGCCCGTCCGCGAAAGCGTACTTCGAATACAGGGGACGCCAGAAGTCCATCACCTGACGCGTGTAGTCGCCCTCGATCTCGGGGTCGAAGGTGATCAATCTCGGATCGGGCGAGACCACCATGGCCACCGCGCCGGCACCCTGGGTCGGTTCGCCGGGCGTGCCGAGGCCATAGCGGGCAATGTCCGAGGCGATGATGAGGGCCTTGCGGCCTCGTGCCCGGCCCGCCTGGATCCAGTCGGCCGCCGAAGTCAGGCCGGCCATCGCGCCGTAGCAGGCGTGTTTGGTCTCGAAGGTGCGGCAACTCGTCGGCAGGCCCAGCAGTTCATGCACATAGACCGCCACCGGCTTGGAATGATCGACGCCGGTTTCCGTGCCGACGATCAGGGTGCCGATCTCGTCCGGGTCGATATCAAACGCCTGCAAGGCCCGGCGCCCGGCCTGGGCGGCCATCGTGACCGTGTCCTCGCAGGGGGTGACCACCGCCATCTGCCGCTGACCGATGCCCTGGGTGAACTTCGCTGGCGCCACGCCACGGGCCTCGGCCAGGTCTTCCATGTCGACGTAGCATTCGGGGCCATGAAAGGCCATGGCATCGATGCCAACGGAGGTGGGTCGCATTGAAACTCTCGGGTCAGGGTAGCGGGCGAACGGGACCGATCACTGTCCCTCGGCTCAGATTAGCACCGAGCAGGGTCAAGGGCCATGGCCCCGACCCGGCCCGCGGGCTTCGTGGCCGATTCAGCCTCCGCCGGGTCGCCGCTGGGAAAGGGGGCGCATGTCGGTCCAGACCCGCTCGATGTAGTTCAGACAGTCCTGCTTGACGCCCGAGAACCCGGCGTCTCTCCAGCCGGCAGGATTCTCTCGGTCGGCGGGCCAGATGCTGTACTGCTCCTCGTGATTGATGATCACCTTGTAGATCTGGTTCGCGTCCTGGTCTTCCCAATTGGCCTGAAGCGAACCGGCGACGAGCGCCAGCAGCATGAAGACCAGAACCATCGACTTCTGCATGAGAGATTCCCCGCAAGTAGGTATGGAACGCAGCATGCCATAGAGCGAGAGGCCAGTCCTGAACCGGAAATGAACGGCAACGATCGAGCTCGAGCCACTAGGGAGCCTCTGAATAATCATGCTCGGGCGCGACAGGTCTTTGCGGGAGTCTCCGGCTTGGCTTGGGTGAGCGCCGTTTCGTGCCAGGTGCGGTTTGCCGAAGGCAAGAAGCGCCTGGTGACGAAACGATCAGCGCGTGCGGTTTGGTCATTCCAAATAAGCGAGCCCAAACGAGGCGGAGGCCCCGCAAAGGCCCGTCCCGTATGGGTTTCGCCGGAAAAGCCGCATCTCGCGCGTCGCGCCACTCGGCCGTAGCGCCGTTTCGTGGCTGGCGCGGTTTGCCGAAGGCAAGAAGCGCCAGACTAAGAAACGATAAGCGCGTGACGGCTACTGTCACTCGCGTCGCACCGCACGATCTGCGGCTTTTCCGACTGAAACGCGCTCCAAGCATGATTATTCAGAGGCTCCCTAGCGGATACCTTATGATGAATGCCGCGTTTGTTTCCGGGCTTGAACATGGCGCAGCTTCGCCGCTACAAACTGGGGCAGATCGAGATCGATGAGCTCGCTCGGCGCATTCGCTCGGACGATAGCGAGGTCGCGGTCGAACCGAAGGTGTTCGATCTACTCGTCCATTTCGCGCATCGCCCCGGTCAGGTGCTTCGCCACCAGGAGCTGCTCGAGGCCGTCTGGGGTCGGAGCATCGCCAGCGACGCCGTGGTCTCGCAGGCCATCTTCAAGCTTCGAAAACTGCTGAGCGGAGAAGGCCGACTACCCGATGCGCTGGTCACGCTGCGGGGCGTCGGCTTCCGGCTGGATGCCGAGCCAGAAGCCCTCGAAAACCCGCTCGATGCGCAGACCGACGATCGATCGACGCGATTCCTCGACTGGCGGATCGCCCTCCCCCTGGCGCTGCTGATCGCCAGTGTGCTGGTCTGGTGGCAGACCTGGCAGCTGGCCGAGCAAGCCCCTCCGCGAATCGCCCTCCTGGACATCGAGAATGCCACCGGCGACAACGGTCTCGACTGGGTCGAGGCCGGCGCCACGGCCATGCTCAGCGAGCAACTGACCCGGCGCGGCATCGAAGTGGTCTCGGCCAGGGAACTGGCTCGCCTCGAGTCCGCCCGCCAGGGAGCCTCGACCCCTGTCGCTGCCGCCGCGACGGCGGGCGCCTCGCAGGTCTTCGCACCGCGCCTGGTTCGGGACGGCAGCGGCTACCGTCTCGAGCTGGCCAGCCTGGAGGACGGCCAGTCGGCCCAGCTCGAATTGACCGGCAGCGGCCCGGCCAGCCTGTCCCTGGCCATGGCCGACATGCTCGCCGAGGAACTGCGAGCGCCACTGCCGCCGCCGGCCGGCGGATTGGGCCTGAACAGTCCGTTCCTCGATGAAGCCTATGCCCGCGCCTATCACCATAGCCTGACCGGAAACCACGAGGAAGCCATCCGGCTCTACGAGGCCATCCTCGCCGAGCAACCCGAGGCCCATTGGGCCAGCTATCACCTCAGCATCGCGGTCAACCGTACCGGGGACGTCGACCGCGCCCGCGCCTTGCTGGAATCCCTGCTCGAACGCCCCCTGGCCGATGCCTGGCTGGCCGCGGCCGTTCGCTCGTCCCTGGGCAACCAGGCCTGGTACGCTGGAGACTACACCCTGGCCGAGCGCTACTATCAGCAGGCTCAGCAGCGCTTTTCCGAAAACAATCTGCTGGGCGGCGTCGCCTCCACGCTTGGCAACCTGGGCATGCTCGCGCTGTCGCAGGGCGATTTCGACTCAGGCCGCCAGAACGCGGAACGGGCGCTGGAGATCTATCGGAATCAGGGCAATTGGGTGCAGACCGCCCGCGTGCTGCACAACATCGGCTACTCCTATTTCGATCAAGGCCTGTACGAGCAGGCCCTCGAGCGACTGGACGCCGCCTACTCCATCCGCATCGAACACGGCCTCCTGGATCAGGCGGCCAATACGCGCGCGGTGATTGCCGAGATCGCCATCGAACAGGGCCGCTTCGAAGAAGGTCAACGCCTGCTCGAGCAGTCCCTGGCCGATTTCCAGGTCACGGGCAACGAGCGCCGCCGAGGGCAGACCCTGGATGATCTGGCCGACGTGGCCCTTCGACGAGGCCATTTCCATCGGGCTCGGGACTACGGCCTCGAGGCTCTGGCGCTGGCCAACGGGCGCGACGAACCGACCAGTGCAGCCAGCGCCTCGATGACCGTCGGCCGGGCGATGCACGCCCTCGGCGATTTCCTGGGCGCCGAAGAACACTATCGCCGGGCCGGGGAGAAATGGGCGCAGGTCGACAATGAAGCCGGTCAGCTGTCGAGCCTGGGCGAACGCGCTCGCCTGGCCCTGGATCGCGGGAACGATGAGCATCCTCGGGCACTGGCGCTGATCGAGGCCATGGGCGAGCGCGCGGAGCAACTGGACGATCATCGCTACCGCCTCTTTCACCGATCCCTGCGCGCCCAGTGGTCGATCGTTCAGGGTCGGGCCGACGACATCACCGACGACCTGGACATGATCCTCGGTGATGCCGGCGAACGCGATGCCCTGCGAGCGGTGCTGATCGCGGAGGTGGCCGAGCGCCTCTATCAGGCCGCGCCCAATCACGAACAGATGACCCGGATCTGGCCCGTGATGAAGGACTGGGCGCCCCGCCTGTTCCCGGCGGCCCGCCTGCTCTATCTCGCCGCTGAGTCCAGTGAAGAATGTCGCTCCGCCATCCAGGCGCTCAGGCAGTTGCGTGGCCCTGACTGGCAGCAGGATCTGGCACCTTCCCTGAACTGTCCCGTGAGCTGAGCCCGTCGTGGCGCCGATGAACTTAAGGAAAAAATAAGGCCCCGGAAAAGCAGTCCCACCTCGCCTTCCCCAGGCTCCCGAAGGACCGAAACGGTCTGATGAAAGGACAAGGGGAATCGCATGAACACTCTGCTCGATATCGGCTGCGCCGTGCTCGGCGTCATCGCCTCCGGCTTTGCCCTGGCCATCGTCTGCCCCACGGGCAAACGCCAAGGGAAGGACCGGAAGCGCCGCCGATAGCGCGCCAGAAGCCCACGTATCCAATTGATTTTGATTGCTTAAGGGAATCTTAAAGCAAACTTTAAGTTGCCAAAAAGCACGCCCTGACCCTCCGACGCAGACTGATTTACAAGCCCTGCACCGAACACCCGAGCGATGCGCTCGCCCTCGGTCCGCAGCGATTGAAACGATCAGCACATTCGATCAGGAGTTCAGGATATGCGCCTTCTCTTTCTTGTGATCGCTCTGCTCGGCACCGCCACCGTCATTGCCGGGAGTGGTCGGGCGATCGATTGGTACTCGATCGACGGCGGCGGCACCATGGATGCCAACGGCGGCAGCTGGAACCTGCAAGGCAGCTTCGGCCAGGCCGACGCCACCTCGGCCAGCGCCATGACGGGCAGCGGGCTCAGCCTGACGGGCGGATTCTGGAGCCTGAATGCCACCGCCCTGGACGATCTTTTCCGAGATCGCTTCGAAGGCCGGGCCTTCTCCTTCAGCAGCCAGCTGGCGCCGAGCTTCCGCCACCCGCGCTGCACCACCTGCCACGCGGTCGCCGCGACGGATTTTCGTCGCGTCACCGACAACCCGCCCGGCGTGCTGCCGGCCGCGCATCCTGTGGTCAGCGCCTCCACCGATTGCACGGGCTGCCACAACGCCTCCGTTCTACCGATCGAAGGCACGATCGACCCCGGCTGGCAATCCGCTCCCATCGCCTTCGATTTCCGCGATCGCAGCGATCTGGAGCTCTGCAACCTGGCCAGCCAGCCCGTCAGCGGCCACAGCCCGCTGGAGCACATGAGCGAGGACAAGCTGGTGCTCTGGGCCGTCGGCGATGGCCGCCTGCCCTTCGGCGGCACCGTGCCCACGGCTCCCCCCAACGACATCGCCCAATGGCGCGGCCTGATCCAGCAGTGGGTCGCGGCCGGCATGCCCTGTGACTAGCCCCATCCCGCACTCTGGAGATCAGCAAATGTTCAACTCAAAACGCTCTTTCGATCATCATGGCCACCGCATGCCAGGCGCGCGCCACCTCCTGGTCTGTCTGGTGGCTCTTTGCCTGGCGCTGCCGATCCAGGCCGGCCTGCCGGCCAACGAGACCCTCAACTATCAGGGACGTCTGCTCGACAACGGCGCGCCCTTCACCGGCAGCGTCGACATGAACTTCGAGATCTGGACGCAGCAGACCGGCGGCACCATGGTCTCGTCCCAATCGGTGACCGGCGTCGCCGTTGCGAACGGCCTGTTTCAGGTCGAGCTGCTGTTCGGCACCGTCCCCTGGGGCGATGGCCTGTGGCTGGAAGTGGAAGCCGATGGAATCACCTTGACGCCGCGCCAGCGCGTGGCCGCTGCACCGCTCGCCCTGCATGCGCTGAACGGGGGCGGATTCTGGGAACTGGACGGTGGCATCCTGAGCTACGACGACACGGTAGCGATCAACTCCAACGCCACGGAGGCACTGATTGTCGACGGCGGCGTGGTCGGCATTTCCGCCACCGCCGACGGCAACGCCGTCTTCGGGCAGACGGCCAACGGTATCGCGGTCCAGGGCGTGGCCACGGGGACGGCGGCACAGAATTACGGGCTCTACGGCACCTCGTTCAGTGACGCCGGTTTCGGGGTCTATGCCACCAACATCGACCCCCTTGGCACGGCGATGCGCGCCGAGGGCTTCGTCGGACTGAACGCCGAAGCCGACTCCACGGGCGTCTTCGCCCGCGGAGACGACAATGGCGTCTACGGAGAATCCCCCAATGTCGGCCTGTTCGGCGCGGCCTCCAACGCCAATGGCTACGGCGGCTATTTCGCCGGCGTGCCGGGCAGCAAGAGCTACTTCGCCCATCCGGTCGGCATCGACGTGCTCACACCCGGCGCCATGCTGGAAATCAACGGCCCCGGCGTCAACGGCAACGGTCGGGCGCTGCGAATCAGCGTCAACGACGACGAGAAGCTGATCGTCGGCGCTCTGGGCACGTCGATCTACGACCCGGTCTTTCTCGACGGCACCCTGACGATCACGACCTTCGCCACCGGTGGCGGCATCGATGTCTGTCGCACCGGCACGACGGGCACGGCCGGCCAGCTGGCGGCCTGCTCGTCGAGCGGGCGCTACAAGACCAATATCGAATCCATCGACAGCGCCACCGCCCTGATCGACCGCCTGCGCCCCGTCACCTTCGAATGGATCGAAACGGGGGAGGAAGACCTGGGCCTGGTGGCCGAGGAAGTCGCTGCCATCGAGCCCCGCCTGGCGATCTACAACGCCGACGGTCAGGTCGAAGGCGTCAAGTACCGCCAGCTCGGCGCCCTGCTGATCCGCGCCCTGCAGGAACAGCGCCAGGAGACCGAGCAGCTGCACGGGGAGGTCCGACTCCTGACCCAGCAGCTGGAACAGTCCGAGGGCCTGCTGCGCCAGAACCAGGAACTGGCGCAGCGCCTCGAACGTCTCGAAGCGGCACTGCTCGGCGAGCAGGTACTGGTCAGCCGGGACTGATCCCGGACCGGCCACCAACCCTCAAGATCGAAGAGAACGCCGCCCATTGACGCAAGCTGGGCGGCGTTCAGGCCACCGTCGACAACAAGTCCCTGGAGCGGGACTACAACACCGTCGAGGCCCTGGCCGCCCACCCCGACATCCTTCCGCTTCATCGAGTGGGTTGCCACCAAACCGGACGGAACACGGGTGGGCTTCAGGCGCTGGAACGCTTCCTGACGGGCGACCCAATTCTTTTATGGGAATTCTTCTCGTTTGTAACTGACAATCATTCTTGTTTCGTTTACAATTTCGGCCTCTGAATTCGAAGAGTGCCCGTTGACCCATGAAACGACCGACGCCGCTGTCTCTGGCAGCCCTGTCCGCCCTACTGTTCTCCCATCCGGCCATCGCCCAGGATCCGCCAACCGAGGGCGAGCAAGAACCTCAACAGTCCAGCGAAGCCGAGGCCAACGTCGACCTCGGCCTGCTCCGCGTGACCGGCAATGTGCTCTATTCCGACCAGATCAATGCCCTGAAGACCCCCACGCCGATCCGTGACGTCCCCCAGAGCCTGACGATCGTCACAGACGAGCAGATTCGCCTGCGTGGCTTCGACTCGATCGGCGACATCGTCG
Coding sequences:
- a CDS encoding tail fiber domain-containing protein — its product is MFNSKRSFDHHGHRMPGARHLLVCLVALCLALPIQAGLPANETLNYQGRLLDNGAPFTGSVDMNFEIWTQQTGGTMVSSQSVTGVAVANGLFQVELLFGTVPWGDGLWLEVEADGITLTPRQRVAAAPLALHALNGGGFWELDGGILSYDDTVAINSNATEALIVDGGVVGISATADGNAVFGQTANGIAVQGVATGTAAQNYGLYGTSFSDAGFGVYATNIDPLGTAMRAEGFVGLNAEADSTGVFARGDDNGVYGESPNVGLFGAASNANGYGGYFAGVPGSKSYFAHPVGIDVLTPGAMLEINGPGVNGNGRALRISVNDDEKLIVGALGTSIYDPVFLDGTLTITTFATGGGIDVCRTGTTGTAGQLAACSSSGRYKTNIESIDSATALIDRLRPVTFEWIETGEEDLGLVAEEVAAIEPRLAIYNADGQVEGVKYRQLGALLIRALQEQRQETEQLHGEVRLLTQQLEQSEGLLRQNQELAQRLERLEAALLGEQVLVSRD